The following is a genomic window from Saccopteryx bilineata isolate mSacBil1 chromosome 4, mSacBil1_pri_phased_curated, whole genome shotgun sequence.
TATAGAATCCAACCGCTGAGAAGGAGTAAAGAGGAGTCATATGAATGTATGGAGCCACATGGCGAAGAACAGCATGATACAGTGTGTTTAAATGTGAATTTACCATAACTTTCTCTGTCacgaaaaagaaatattaatacagAGCAATATGTCATGCTCCCTGATTGTGCTTCTGGTACCCTTGAGGCTGAACATGTGAACAAGTCTTAAGGCAGAGAGTCTTGTTGTCACTTCATGCAGCTGTTCCCAGCAGCTCCACAGAATCCAAACGTGGCTTTGACCCTCCAGTGGACAATATTCTCCTGCATGAGCCATTATGTTGAAAAGTAATTTTCCCGTGACTTTTTCTGTGTAGagagaaaaacatattaaaagaaagcAGTATGTCATGCCCCCTAATTGTGTCCCAAGTGCTCCCTGAACTGAGCATATGAACAAGGTCCAAGGCAAAGAGCCCAGGCGGCCCCTCAGGCAGCTGTCACAGCAGTGCCCCGGGCCCTGCACGGGACCCTTGTCCTGTTGCGGGCATATCCTCAGGCCTGATGCACTATGGGGACCCAGCCCACACCTGAGGAATGAGTGGGTGGAGAGTGTGGTTGATTCCAGCGTCTCCACTTTACATGCAGTCCTAGTAACTGGAAACAGTTATAGTAAATCAAGGAATGTTAATTGATTTCAATATTTGAAATCAAGTCGTCATCATACACAGGTGAAGCTAGCCTACGTTGAGAAGTTTGCATTCCAGGGTGGAGGTGAAGGATACAGGCTCAAGCTTTCATAGAATGCAGTAGTTGTTTACTGTGTACAGCAGGTCCTTAAATAACGTTGTTTTGTTCAAAGATTTGCTATAACCTTGATGAGATGTTgcaggaacttaactcttatttatatcaattaaccTATGgcaaaattggttttattatatGTCATTTTTCTTACTGTTGCAGAATCTATGAAAGACGTGATGTAAGGACTTAATGTACCTGTAACTAGATTAGGAGCAAAACAGAAGTTTCTAGTACATGACACTATTTCAGTAAGTAAAAAGAGTAAATATTGATATAGCACGCTTACCTGTTTGCCTTACAAAATGTGCAGAGATTACTATAGGTGACTCCATTGGATGCACAGACTGGGCTATGGTTTTTAGGGCATCCAAATGTTGGGTTTTTGTTACAGGCAGTCTGTAAAGTGCAGGCAACAAAGAAATAATCATAGAGTATATATCTAAAACTATGTTCTTAATATGTTATTATGAAAtgctgtaaattaaaaaatatgataatttacATGATATTATCATGGGCCCATAACAAAACAAACATCCCTGTAATTAGAAacgaaatgtaaaaacaaaacttttttatgAACTTAGCCTTCCCTATCAGATACTTCCTGCAAATTCCATTCCCCTCTCATCTCAGAGTTGATCATTACACTCAGTTTTCTATTTATCATTGACTTGCTTTTCCTGTGTAGAGTCTatacaattattaataaaattgtgtATTACTTAACTTTGGGTACTTTTAAAGATACTGTAtatgtataattattataaacTATTCTggtttcttctatatattttagtAAGTATAGATTACTTTCTATGAAAACCtttacaattatttattgaaataatataaattgaCAATTTTTTACACATTAATGATAAATTATAGTAAACCTAATCTAAATCAATCATTTATTGCTGGTAAAAGAGACTGTCATAATTTggctgtatttttatacactgctATGCTTTCCAtaccaattttattttagttatgattttagagaggagagagagagaaagtgagagaaatggTGGTGGGAGTAGCTAGAAGCATTACCTTGTAGtagtagcttttttattttttattttttttgcaagagagacagagatag
Proteins encoded in this region:
- the LOC136333575 gene encoding serine protease inhibitor Kazal-type 1-like, which translates into the protein MATFSMCIQVSFLIIVLAFPLFSGTNSAEISDITKPTACNKNPTFGCPKNHSPVCASNGVTYSNLCTFCKANRKSHGKITFQHNGSCRRILSTGGSKPRLDSVELLGTAA